The DNA sequence AACGCTAAATGATCACCTTCATCTTGAAATTTTTTTGTCAATAATAAATTTTTTACACCCTCTTTTTCCACAAAAAAAGCTTCAAAATCGCTAAGTTCTAAGGCGATAAAATTTAAAATCCCATCATCTTTTGGTGTGATGGATTTAAATTTTAAAAGCTCAATTAAAAGTTCTTTAGCATTCATTTTTTATCCTATAAAAGTTTTATACAATAGACTAAGAGCAAAATATTCTATAATCAAAGCTGAAACTATATTTACAATCTTAATAACCTTTGCGCCAAAGAAATGTTTATATCTAGCCACAAAAAAAGACAAGGCAAAGACCCAAGCTATGATGGAAATAACAAGCCCAACAGTCATAATATAAGGATGCCCATCTGCGACGATCACCCCAGCTGTACTTAACCAAAATCCTATAACAAAAGGATTGGTTCCATTTAAAAAGCATCCTTTAATATAACTTTTTAAAAGACTTTCTTTAAAATCTTGATTTTGCACATCTAAAGCTTCGCTTTTTTTTCTAACCATCAAAAAAGCCATATAGCTTAAAAAACAAAAGCCAAAAATAGCCAAGATATATTTAAAAATATCATTGTTTAAAAAGCCCAAAAGCCCAAATTGCAATAAAAAAAGATAAAGCATATCGACACTAAAAGCCCCAAAGCCTACCGCTAATGAATTTTTAAAAGATCTTAAAGCATAGGTTAAGATCAAAATATTAACTGGCCCAAAAGGAACACTAACACCAAATCCTAAAATCAATCCATTCAACAAAGAATTAAACATTAACTCTCCATAAATTCTTCAATATCTAGTGCAATTTTATCAATCGCACTTACAACATCTTCAATATAAATTTTATCAAAATATTTTTCTAAATTATCATCTTTATCATAAATATTTAAAATACTTTTTTCACACATGCTAGCGTATTGCCCCACTGGCAAAACTGCTCCGCTTGTGCCTATGCTAATAAAAAGCGAAGTTTGTTCAAGCAAAGAATAAAGAGTGGCATACATAGGTGCTGCTTCTTCAAACATGACTATATTGTGTCTTAAATTTTCACTTTTGTATTTAGGGCAAATTTTACCAGTCATTTTTTCATAGCTGATGCTAAAAATTTCACCACATTTTGGGCAACGAAGTTCAGGTAAAAAGCCATGCAAATGGATCACATCTTTACACGCTGTGCGCTCAAGCAAATCATCGACATTTTGCGTGATTACAAAAAGATTCCTACCCCATTTTTGCTTAAGTTCTGCTATTTTTTTATGGGCGTGATTTGGCTCTACATTTTTAAGCTGCTCTCTTCTTTCATCGTAAAAATCAAGCACTTTTTTAGGATTTTTCCTAAAAGCTGTTGCAGAGCAAACCTCCATCATATCGTATTCTTCCCAAAGTCCGTCATTGTCTCTAAAGGTTTTAAGTCCGCTTGGAGCAGATAACCCTGCTCCGCTTAATATCATAATGTTTTTCATTGCTAAACCTTGAATTTTTTAAAGTCTAGCACAAAATACTTTAAGAAAATAAATATTTTTGCAAGATTTTTTCTAATTTTTACAATCTCACAACCTTAGCACCAAAGCCACCTTGATTAATCGGTGCATCACTAAAGCTTTTTACGCTTTTGTGAGTTTTTAAAAACTCTCTTACAGCAAAAGCAAGTTTTCCTGTGCCTATACCATGATAAACAATCACCTCATCAAAACCCGCTATCAAAGCATCTGAAATGAATTTATCGAGTCTTGAAATCGCTTCATCGCTTCTAAGCCCATGCAAATCCAAACTCACACCCAAATTACTAGGCTTTGTGATATTTATACTTGTTTTTGGGCTAGGTTTAGGGATGGAACCACTTTTTTTAAGAAGTTTTAGAGGCACACGAAGTTTTATCCCTTCGCTTTCCACTAAAGCATCATTTTTAGAAATTCCTACGATTTTACCTTTTATTTTTTCATATTTTACAAAATCTCCAACTCTTAATTCTTCATTTTGCTCCATACTTGGTAAAATGATATTTTTCTTAAGCTCATTAGCCTTATTTAAACTTCTTTGTTTTTCTTTGGTATCTTTTAAACGTATAGTTTTTTTAGCTTCTTCTATGGCTTGATAAAATTTAAGCTCTAAATCCCTTAATTTTTGACGAAATTGACTTTCATTTTTTTCTTTTTGATCTTTTAAAGAAAGTAAAATTTCATCAATTTTTTGCTCTTTTTTATCTACCTCATCTAATTTTAACTTTAAATCAAGCTCAAGATTGATGTTTTTACTCACCATTTCTTCTAAATTTTGCTTATCTTCTCCATAAAGCTCTTTAGCTTTTTTAACTAAATTTGGTGGAATTTGATAACGCAAAGCTGTTTCAAAAGCATAAGATTTTCCTATGGTGCCTTTTAAAAACTCATATTTTGGTCTTGAAAATTCCTCATCATATAAAGCCGCTATTAATTCAACTTGTTCATTTTCAGCTAAAAGCATAGCAAGGCGTTTATGGTGTGTGGTGATAATGATTTTTAGTTTATTAGAAATCAAATGAGAAATCAAAGTACTATACAAGCAAGCCGCTTCTTCAAAATCTGTTCCAAGCTCTATTTCATCTATACCTAAAAGTAAATTTTTCTTTGTAAAAAGCTTGGAAAAATGAAGCATTCTTCCAGCAAAAGTAGAAATATCATTTTTTACATTCTGCGGATCTTCGATAATAGCATCAAATTCTTTAAAAGTCCCTATTTTACTTTCATCAGCTTTTATATGCATTGGTAAAAGATGTTTAGCCAAAAAACAAGCACTTAAAATACTTTTTAAAAGCATCGATTTTCCACCGGCATTAACTCCAGTAATAATTAAAACTTGTTTTTTAAATTCAAGAGAAACACTTTTAGGATTTTTTAAAGCCGGATGTGCAAAATCTTTTAAAACAATTTCATCTGAATTTGCACATAAGATAAATTCATAATCTTTCTTTTTGGCCATCAAAACTCTAGCACTATAATGATCAAACAAATCAAAAGCATTATTAATAAATTTTAAAAACAATAAATTTTTAGTTAAAAAAATAGAAAAATTTTTAGCATATTCATAATAAATTTCTTCTTTTTGGTTTTGCAAATTATCTAAATCATTTTGCAATTTTTCAACACTTTCAGGGACGATATAAAATCCCCCTCCAGTGCTTCTTCCTACAATCTTTGCTTTTATGGCATGATTAAATCCACCTCTTACGAGTAAAGATTCCAAATTATTTACAAGATGTATTTGTGTATCTATAAGATAAGGGGTTAAGGATTTACTATAGCAATATTTTTTAAATTCAGCTTGTATGGCTTCATTTTTCATTTTAAAAGCTATATTTAAATTGATTAATCTTTCATCTAAATTTTCTTTTAATTCACCCTTGTCATCAAATTTTTCACTAAGTTCTAAAATGCCATTTGGAAATTCAATTTTTTCAAGCCAAGTTTTTAAATGTGTTTCAAATTTTAAATTCTTTAAATATCCAAAATAACGAACAATCTTAACAAATTCATAAATTTCTGATAAATGCAAAACACCTTGCTTGCTTAAATGTATTAAAGCAAAATCTAATTTTTTTAAAGAAAGTGGAGGTTTAAATTCCATCCTTGAAAGTTCGCAAATTCTTTCAAAATGCAAATGAGAATCTCCTTGCAAAAATATATCTTTTTCTCTTGCAAATAAACCTCTAAATTCGTCCAAATAAGCTTTTAAATCGAGCTTTAAAGCAATATCTTCCATTTATAACTCACATTTTCTTATATCAATAATTAAATTATCTTTTTTTGAAACAAAACTTTGTGTGCCACTTTCGTAATTAAAAAATTTATTCGAAACATTTCCCTCTTTACAAACAATATTTTCACCATGATTGAATTTTTCAATTAAAAATACTACTTTACTATCTTGTTTTAAATTTTTGTGCTCAAACCATACTGCAAAAACTATCAAAAATATAAAGAAAAAAAGATAAATCAATTTAAACTTTAAGCTTGATTTTTTATTAAGAGTAAAAATAAAAAAAAGAAACAATAAAAAAATAAGAAAATATAAAAAAAATTTAATCATTCATTTGCCTTAATTTATTGCTGATATCCCCCGCTCCAAATCCTATAATAAGACCTTTATCAAAAACTCTTCCTTTATCGCTAACCAAAAATTTACCCTCTCTTTTTATATCTTCTACAAATAAAGCATTTGGAAAGTATTTTTTTAAATCAATTTCAATTTTTTCTTCTCCTGCGGCATAAACTGGTAAAATTATAAGCTCATCAATCCCATCAAAAGCATACACAAAATCTTGTAAATTTGCCAACAAACGCGTATAACGATGAGGCTCAAAAATAGCTGTGATCTTAGTATATCCACTAAGTCTAGCATACTCTTTGGCTGCTTTTAAAGTCGCTTTGATCTCGGTAGGATGATGACCATAATCATCAATTAAAGCTAAACTTTCATCTGCGTATAAAATATCAAATCTTTTTTTAATACCTTGATAATTTTTAAGTCTAGTTTTAATAGTTTGTATATCTAAAAAATTTAGAGCTGCTAAAATAGCCAAAGAAGCATCAATGGCTAAATGATACCCCATACCCAAAATATCAAAACTTCCAAAATCTTTAAGCTCAAAACTCATTTTAGGTTTGAAATTTTCTATTTTCATGGTGCAATTTTTAATATCTTTACTAGGATAAAGACGCAAAGCATCTGCTTTAAAATCTTTCAAAAAATCATCTTCTACATTAATAACACGAATTTTTGCCATATCAAGAAATTGTGTATAAGCTTGATGTAATTTTGAAACTTTATTTTCATAATGATCCAAATGCTCCGCTTCAGCATTGGTAACAATAGCTAAATAAGGATTAGAATTTAAAAAAGAACTGTCACTTTCATCTGCTTCAAAAATAAGATTTTCACTTTCTTTATAAATCATATTAGAGCCAAATTCTTTTAAAATAGCACCTATAATAACTGAAGCATCGTCAAATAAAGAAGCTAAAATACTTGATGTGGTGCTCTTTCCGTGCGCACCAGCAACCGCAAAAACACGCTTATCTTGCAAAATGAGCGGTAAAGCTTCTTTTCTTGAAAGACATTTTATACCTAAAGATTTAGCATATTTAAATTCAGGATTTTCTTCCTTTATAGCCGCTGAATAAATAACTAAATCTTTATTTAAAACATTATCTTGATGATGGGGAATAAAGATCTTAACACCCTCTTTTTCAAGCTTCTTAGTAATCTTACTTTCCTTAAGATCACTCCCGCTAATCTCGCAACCCTTTTCCTTTAAAAATCTCGCTAGTGCAGAAATTCCTATACCGCCTATACCAATAAAATGAATTTTTTGCATATTTTAAGCCCTTATTTTAAAAAGCCTAAATTTTAACACTTTTTTACTAAAAAGAAAATATAAAACCCTATTTTGCTATACTCAAACGTTAAATTAATTGATAAAAATTTAATTTTTAAGAAGCAGATTAAGCAAATCTTGTGAGATATTTTCTAGCTTAGATAAAGATTTTATTTTTATCAATATCTAAATGTTTGAATAATTTTAATATTTTTTCAAAAGTCATTCTGCTTTATTAATAACAAAAATGATCGCAAATACATAAAAATCAATATTTTATGAATCATGTATTTATTATCCTTCAAAACCTTTTATCATCTTATCAAAACACCAAAGTTTTCTCGCTTCATCTGATTTTGTAGGCTCTACAATCAACATTTCCTCTTCATTGCCAAGTCTTTCTTGAATTTCACCAAAAGCATCGATAAACATAGTATCGCCGTAAAAATTCCATTCTTCTTTAAGTTTTCCTATACGATTAACTCTTAAAATGCTAGTTGAATTTAAAAAAGCTCTCATTTTTAAAAGCTCTTCCCATCTTTTTTTGCTTTCAAAAGTTGAAGCGGTGGGAATAATAACCAAATCAATCTTTTTTTGCATGATCATTTTCCAAAAACCATCAAAATGAGCTTCAAATCCAAAAAGTAAAGCACATTTTAATCCAGCATAAGAAAAAGTAAAAAGTTTATATTTGTCGCATTTATTATTAAAAAAACTTTTCTCATTCCAATGATTATAAGGCATCAAAATTTGTTGCTCATAGCTTTTTACTCCACTAGGAGAGACTTTTAAACAAAGTTTTTTATAGCCTTTACTCTCAACATTGACAAAAGGAGCTATGATTTCTAATTCATATTTTTTTGAAAGGCGTATTAAGCTTTCTTTTTTAGCTTCACTTTGCTCTTTTATCATAGATTTTGGCATAGAAAGTAATTCAGTAAAAAAACTATTGATAACATATTCTCCCAAAATAACAAGATTTGCTCCGCTATCTTTTGAAGCTTTTAAATAATAATCCAACCTTGACTCACTTAAAGCTAAAGTAGGAAATTGCAAGGCTGAAATTTTACTCATCGATATTCTCCACTTCTAATTTTGCTTTTTCTAATTCCTCCCTAGCTTTTTTAATACTTTCTAGGCCCATTTTATATATTTTCACACTTTCATTTAAAGTTAATTCATCATTATTTAATTTATCTAAAGCTTCATTGGCTTTTTTTATCTTTTCTTCAAAACTCATTGATTAACCTTATAATTTGGCGCCTCATGAGTTATGGTTACATCATGAACATGACTTTCTTTAAGACCTGCACTTGTAATTTCTACAAATTCAGCTCTATCTTGAAAATCTTGTATATTTTTAGCACCTACATAACCCATAGAAGAACGAAGTCCGCCTAGAAGTTGATGCACAACACTTTTAATACTACCCACATAAGGCACACGTCCTTCTATACCTTCAGGAACTAATTTATCTTGGGCTGTTCCTTCTTGAAAATAACGATCAGAGCTACCTTTTTGCATTGCTCCAAGCGAACCCATTCCGCGATATGATTTATATTGTCTTCCTTGATAAGTAAAAAGCTCTCCTGGACTTTCATCTGTTCCAGCTAAAAGAGAACCAATCATAACAGAACTTGCACCAGCTGCCAAAGCTTTAGCTATATCACCTGAATACTTAATTCCACCATCAGCAATAACTGGAACTCCATATTTCTTAGCCTCTATAGCGCACTCATCTATAGCTGAAATTTGAGGGACGCCTACACCAGAAACTATACGAGTGGTACAAATACTTCCTGGTCCTATTCCTACTTTTACAGCATCTGCGCCCGCTTCGCAAAGAGCTTTTGCAGCAGCTGCAGTGGCAATATTACCCGCAATCAAATCTAATTTTGGATATTTTTGTTTTATAGCTTTTATAGTATCAATAATACCTTTAGAGTGTCCGTGTGCAGAATCAAGTACTACAACATCAACTCCAGCTTCCACTAAAGCATCAACTCGATCAATTTGTCCTACACCTATAGCAGCACCTACTCGAAGTCTTCCAAAATTATCTTTATTTGCATTTGGATATTCTTTACGTTTTTTAAGATCTTTGATTGTAATTAATCCCACTAAACGATCTTCGCTATCTATAATAGGTAGTTTTTCTACTTTATTTTTATTAAAAATTTTTTCAGCATCATCTAAAGTACATCCTTTTGGAGCAGTAATTAAAGGAGCTTTTGTCATTACATTTTCAACTAAATTAGAATAATCATTTTCAAATCTTAAGTCACGATTGGTTAAAATTCCAATTAATTTTTTGGACTCATCTACCACAGGAATACCTGATATTCTATATTCTGCCATAATTTCTAAAGCCTGAGCTATACTTGATTTTGGGCTAATAAAAATAGGATCTATAATCACTCCACTTTCGCTTTTTTTTACTCTTTTAACTTCTCTTGCTTGAGAAGCAATATCCATATTTTTATGAATAACTCCAAGTCCTCCAAGCCTTGCCATCATGATAGCGGCTCTATGTTCAGTTACTGTATCCATTGCAGCAGAAATCAAAGGCATATTTAAGGAAATATTTTTTGTAAGCTGAGTATGAATTTGAACTTGTTTTGGTAATATCTCAGAATAACAAGGGCGTAAAAGCACATCTTCAAAAGTTAAAGCACGTTTGACTATATTCATTATTTTCCTTCCTTTATAATATTTTCCAGACTTAAAGCACCATCGAGTAAAGTTTGCTCTTCAAAAGCTTTACAAACAAATTGAGCTGAAATATTAAGCCCATCTTTATCTTTACCTACTGGCACACTAATTCCACCAAGACCAGCTAAATTTAAAGAAATAGTATAAACATCCTCTAAATAAACTTCAATAGGGCTTTTTTTAGCATTAAAATCAAAAGCTGTTGTTGGAGCTACAGGCATAAAAATTAAATCACAATCTTTTAAAATTTCTTCATATTTAGCTTTTATAAAGGCTCTAGCCTTTTGTGCTTTAATATAATATGCATCATAGTATCCGCTACTAAGTACAAAAGTTCCTAGCAAAATTCTCCTCTTTACTTCTTCTCCAAAACCTTCACTACGAGTCTTAATATACATGTCTTTAAGATTTTCTATATTTTCAGAACGCCTTCCATAGCGCACACCATCATAACGACTTAAATTTGCACTCGCTTCAGCAGTTGCTATAATATAATATGCTGCTATATCATACTTACAATCAAGCATATGTTTATAAACAATTTCATGTCCATATGATTTTAACATATCTATGGTTTTTAAAAGAGTTTTTTTAACTTCTTCACTTGCATCATTAATATAGTTTTCAATCACTGCTATTTTTAATTTTCTATTTTTATTTAATTGTGGTGCTGTTTTAATAAACTCAATATTTGCACTCGTGCTATCCATTTTATCATATCCTGCAATAGCATCATATAAAATCGCAGCATCTTCAACATTTTGTGTTAAAACACCTATTTGATCAAGACTTGAAGAATAAGAAGCTAATCCATAACGACTGACCCTACCATAACTCGGTTTAAATCCGACACAACCACAAAAAGCAGCAGGTTGACGTACAGAACCACCTGTATCGCTACCTAAACTCGCCAAAGCTAATCCACTTGCTACAGCTGCAGCACTACCTCCACTTGAACCCCCTGGAACTTTATTTGGATTTAATGGATTTAAGGTTTTTCCATAATAAGAAGTTGCTGTTGAGCTACCCATAGCAAATTCGTCCATATTCGTTCTTCCATAAGGAGCAAAACCATTTTTTTTCAAATTTACAATAGCACTTGCATCATAAGGTGCCACATAACCTTGTAAAATTTTACTTGCACAAGTTAATTCCCAACCTTTAACACTAATATTATCCTTAATGGCGATAGGAATTCCCTCACAAGTTTGACTCAAATCTTTACCTAAAAATTGTTCTATGTAAGCGCCTAAGTGGCTTTCTTTTTTAGCTCTTTCATTTAATTCTTTTTTTAAATTTTGAATTTCTTCTTGGGATAATTTCAAAGCTTCTTTTAAAGTTATCATTTTCTTTCCTTATATTTTTTTGCATATTTTTTAATCAAAACAACCGATATGCCACAAAAAAAAGCAATTATAAAAATAGTTGCAATTACTACACTATTTGAAATAGGATTTTCAAACATTTTTTAAAACCTCACCACAACGCACACAAAGTTTTTCTTCTTTTAAACTTTCTAATTTCCAACATCTAGGACATTTATGCAACATAGCTTTTATGATTTTAAATTTTTCACCCTCAATTTCAAATTCACACAAAATTTCACCAGAACTATCTTTAAAATCACTTACCATAAACCAATCATTTAATTCATCTTTAGGTATAAATTCAAAACGCTTAGAATCTGTGATAAGATTGAGTTCTAAAGTTGATTTTATCGATTTGTCCTTTTTAAGTGCATCAATTTTTTCAAAAAATTTCTCACGCACGTTGAGTAAAAATTTATCATCTATATTAAAATCATATTCGAATTTTTCTTTCAAACTAAGATCAAAAACATCAGTAATATTATCTTTAATCAAATCATTAGCATGTTCTAAAGCCTCATCAACGCTATAAGTTAAAGTTGGAGCAAGTAAATTTAAAAGTTCTTTAGTGATTAGAGCCATAGCCACTTGAGCTGATTTTCTGCGATCGCTATTTTTAGCATCGCAATACAATCTATCTTTACTAATATCAAGATAAATTCCACTTAGGTCTGCACTTAAAAAATTTAAAAGTAAATTAAAACCTTTAGCAAACTCATAGGCTAAAAAATTCTCTTTAACATTTTTAAAAACATGGGTTGCACGTGTAAGTATCCACTTATCTATAAAACTAAAATCATTGATTTCTAAATTTTGCAAATCATTAATATTTGCAAGTAAAAATCTTATAGTATTTCTTATCTTGCGATATTGTTCGCTTACTTGTTTTAAAATATTATCAGAGATCTTTAAATCACTTGAATAATCACTTAAAAGTATCCAAAGTCTTAAAATTTCAACTCCATAAGTTTTAGCTACATATTCAGGTGCTATAACATTACCCTTAGACTTAGACATTTTTTGTCCTTTTTCGTCCGTAGTAAATCCATGAGTTAAAATGTTTTCATAAGGAGCCATTTGTTTAACAGCAGTTCCAATAAGTAAAGAGCTTTGAAACCAACCTCTATGCTGATCACTTCCTTCTAAATACATGTTAGCTCTTTTTTCTCCAGCATCGTAAATTCCACTATTTAAAACTGCATTCCATGTGCTTCCACTATCAAACCAAACATCTAAAATATCATAAACTTTCTCTAAATTTTCTGGATTATATTTTGAATTTTCAGGAATTAAATCTTTGATTTCAAATTCCCACCATGCATCAGCCCCATGTTTTTCGAAAATATTTGCTATAAAATCAAAAAGTTCAGTATCAAAAATCACTTCTTTGGTTGTTTTATCTCTAAAAAAAGCTATAGGAGTTCCCCAATCCCTTTGACGCGAAATACACCAATCGGGACGGTTTTCGACCATAGAACCAATTCTTTTTATACCACTTTGTGGATAGAATTTCGTTTTTAAAATTTGTTCTTTGGCGCATTCTCTTAAAGTTTTACCTTCTAAAAGTGCTTCATCCATTAAAATAAACCATTGTTTGGTTGCTCTATAAATTACAGGCTTGTGAGTTCTCCAACAAAATGGATAAGAATGTATAAATTTAGAAGAATGCAATAAAGATTTACCTAAAAGCTCTAAAATCCTTTCATTGGCTTTAAAAATATGAAGTCCTATAAATTCATTTAATAAATTCTCTGGTAAAAGTTTTTTAATCCTTAAGGTTTCATCATAACACCCACCATCATCCACAGGCATTAAAACTTCAATATCATATTTTAAACAAGCATAATAATCATCCTCACCATGACCTGGGGCAGTATGGACAAGTCCGCTCCCACCATCCATTAAAACATGCTCACCCATAATCAAAGTAGACTTTCTAAAATTTAAAGGATTAATTGCTTCTAATTTTTCAAATTCTTTAGCATTAAGCTCTTTTTCTATCTCTCCTTTTGTTAAACCCTTCTCTATCATGCTTTTAAGAAGAGCACTTGCAAAAATAAAACCCTCTTTGGTGATAACATAATTTTCATTAGGATTTAAAGCAATAGCTTGATTAGCCACCAAAGTCCAAGGTGTAGTTGTCCAAATAACTGCACTAGCTTTTGAAACTCCTAATTTTTTGCAAGCATTTTCATCTAAATCAAAAGATACAAATATAGAATAATCTTCCTTATCTTCATATTCTACCTCAGCTTCAGCTAAAGCTGATTTTGCAGCCCAACTCCAAAAAACAGGTTTGGAACGCTCACAAAGCAATCCTTTTTGGGCAATTTCACATAAAGTTCTATAAATAGCGGCCTCAAATTCAAATTTCATTGTAAGATAAGGCTTATCCCAGTCGGCTATAATACCAAGTTTTTTAAATTCTTCTCTTTGGATATTAACAAATTCATCAGCATGTTTTCTACAAAATTCTCGTATCTCTTTTTTGCTTAAATTTTTCTTCTTTTCACCAAGTTTAATTTCAACCTGTTGCTCTATAGGTAGACCATGACAATCCCAGCCTGGAGTAAAGCGAATTTTTTTTCCATTAAAATAATGCAATTTAATAATCGTTTCTTTTAAAATTTTATTTAAAGCATGACCAATATGAATATGACCATTGGCATAAGGAGGGCCATCATGTAAAGTAAAAGTATCATGAGCATCTTTACGATTTTGTTTCATTTTTTCATAGGCATAATTTTCATTAAACCATTTTTCAAATCTTTTGGGTTCAAATTCGGCCAAATTAGCACGCATCGAAAAAGTAGTATTTGGTAAAAGCAAGGTATCTTTGTAATCCATTATTTTCCACCTAAATTTTTTATAATCTCAAATTTTACTAAAATTAGTTTAAAATTTAGCTATAATTACACAAAAAAGGGAAATTTTATGAAGCATTTACTTTTTCTTATTGGCGATGAATTAGCGATGAATGATGATTATAAGGATTATATTTATCGAACATATGAGAAAAAATTTAAAGAAATTTGCGAAATTCGCTTTCAAAATAAAACCGATAAAGAATTGCCTTTTTTGCTAGAAAAACTTCTCTTAGAATACGATTTTATAACCCTTTTTACCACATCTAATCATTATGCAACCATAGCTAAAATTCTTGCAACACTTAACGAAGATGCTTTAGTTTTAAAAGAAGATAATTTGGTTCCTGATAAAGCATATTTCTCCAAAGATAGTTTTGTATGTGATTTTATCCATTCAAAAATCAATGTTATCAAAACTACAATAGGTAATAAACTTCCAGAACTACTTGGAAATATACAACCTAATTTTACCTATTTTTGTCTTTTTGGAATTGATGATGAAAGTGCTGTTGTATTGCTTGATGCATTAACAAAATCCTATGAAGTTAAAATCAAAACAAGTAAAATACTTGATAATCTTACATTGATTAAAGCTACTTGCCCCAATTTTGGAAAATTAGATGGATTTTTAACTAGTATTAAAAATCTTTTTGGACAAAAAGTGTTTTTAGGGAAAAATCCTTTAGAATTTATTATTTCAAAGCTTTTAGAAAAAAAAATAAAAATTTCTTTTGCTGAAAGTTGCACGGGTGGACTTTGTGCAAGTACGCTAACCAAATTCGATGGAGCGAGTCAGATTTTTGAAGGATCAATTGTAAGCTATTCTAATCGCTTAAAACATGAGTGGCTAGGTATTGCTGAAGAAAATTTGCAAAATGGAAGAGAATATAGCGAACGCTGTATATATTTTATG is a window from the Campylobacter sp. RM10537 genome containing:
- a CDS encoding LysE family transporter; protein product: MFNSLLNGLILGFGVSVPFGPVNILILTYALRSFKNSLAVGFGAFSVDMLYLFLLQFGLLGFLNNDIFKYILAIFGFCFLSYMAFLMVRKKSEALDVQNQDFKESLLKSYIKGCFLNGTNPFVIGFWLSTAGVIVADGHPYIMTVGLVISIIAWVFALSFFVARYKHFFGAKVIKIVNIVSALIIEYFALSLLYKTFIG
- a CDS encoding SIR2 family NAD-dependent protein deacylase; translated protein: MKNIMILSGAGLSAPSGLKTFRDNDGLWEEYDMMEVCSATAFRKNPKKVLDFYDERREQLKNVEPNHAHKKIAELKQKWGRNLFVITQNVDDLLERTACKDVIHLHGFLPELRCPKCGEIFSISYEKMTGKICPKYKSENLRHNIVMFEEAAPMYATLYSLLEQTSLFISIGTSGAVLPVGQYASMCEKSILNIYDKDDNLEKYFDKIYIEDVVSAIDKIALDIEEFMES
- a CDS encoding endonuclease MutS2 produces the protein MEDIALKLDLKAYLDEFRGLFAREKDIFLQGDSHLHFERICELSRMEFKPPLSLKKLDFALIHLSKQGVLHLSEIYEFVKIVRYFGYLKNLKFETHLKTWLEKIEFPNGILELSEKFDDKGELKENLDERLINLNIAFKMKNEAIQAEFKKYCYSKSLTPYLIDTQIHLVNNLESLLVRGGFNHAIKAKIVGRSTGGGFYIVPESVEKLQNDLDNLQNQKEEIYYEYAKNFSIFLTKNLLFLKFINNAFDLFDHYSARVLMAKKKDYEFILCANSDEIVLKDFAHPALKNPKSVSLEFKKQVLIITGVNAGGKSMLLKSILSACFLAKHLLPMHIKADESKIGTFKEFDAIIEDPQNVKNDISTFAGRMLHFSKLFTKKNLLLGIDEIELGTDFEEAACLYSTLISHLISNKLKIIITTHHKRLAMLLAENEQVELIAALYDEEFSRPKYEFLKGTIGKSYAFETALRYQIPPNLVKKAKELYGEDKQNLEEMVSKNINLELDLKLKLDEVDKKEQKIDEILLSLKDQKEKNESQFRQKLRDLELKFYQAIEEAKKTIRLKDTKEKQRSLNKANELKKNIILPSMEQNEELRVGDFVKYEKIKGKIVGISKNDALVESEGIKLRVPLKLLKKSGSIPKPSPKTSINITKPSNLGVSLDLHGLRSDEAISRLDKFISDALIAGFDEVIVYHGIGTGKLAFAVREFLKTHKSVKSFSDAPINQGGFGAKVVRL
- the murC gene encoding UDP-N-acetylmuramate--L-alanine ligase, producing MQKIHFIGIGGIGISALARFLKEKGCEISGSDLKESKITKKLEKEGVKIFIPHHQDNVLNKDLVIYSAAIKEENPEFKYAKSLGIKCLSRKEALPLILQDKRVFAVAGAHGKSTTSSILASLFDDASVIIGAILKEFGSNMIYKESENLIFEADESDSSFLNSNPYLAIVTNAEAEHLDHYENKVSKLHQAYTQFLDMAKIRVINVEDDFLKDFKADALRLYPSKDIKNCTMKIENFKPKMSFELKDFGSFDILGMGYHLAIDASLAILAALNFLDIQTIKTRLKNYQGIKKRFDILYADESLALIDDYGHHPTEIKATLKAAKEYARLSGYTKITAIFEPHRYTRLLANLQDFVYAFDGIDELIILPVYAAGEEKIEIDLKKYFPNALFVEDIKREGKFLVSDKGRVFDKGLIIGFGAGDISNKLRQMND
- a CDS encoding carbon-nitrogen hydrolase family protein, whose translation is MSKISALQFPTLALSESRLDYYLKASKDSGANLVILGEYVINSFFTELLSMPKSMIKEQSEAKKESLIRLSKKYELEIIAPFVNVESKGYKKLCLKVSPSGVKSYEQQILMPYNHWNEKSFFNNKCDKYKLFTFSYAGLKCALLFGFEAHFDGFWKMIMQKKIDLVIIPTASTFESKKRWEELLKMRAFLNSTSILRVNRIGKLKEEWNFYGDTMFIDAFGEIQERLGNEEEMLIVEPTKSDEARKLWCFDKMIKGFEG
- the xseB gene encoding exodeoxyribonuclease VII small subunit yields the protein MSFEEKIKKANEALDKLNNDELTLNESVKIYKMGLESIKKAREELEKAKLEVENIDE
- the guaB gene encoding IMP dehydrogenase; translation: MNIVKRALTFEDVLLRPCYSEILPKQVQIHTQLTKNISLNMPLISAAMDTVTEHRAAIMMARLGGLGVIHKNMDIASQAREVKRVKKSESGVIIDPIFISPKSSIAQALEIMAEYRISGIPVVDESKKLIGILTNRDLRFENDYSNLVENVMTKAPLITAPKGCTLDDAEKIFNKNKVEKLPIIDSEDRLVGLITIKDLKKRKEYPNANKDNFGRLRVGAAIGVGQIDRVDALVEAGVDVVVLDSAHGHSKGIIDTIKAIKQKYPKLDLIAGNIATAAAAKALCEAGADAVKVGIGPGSICTTRIVSGVGVPQISAIDECAIEAKKYGVPVIADGGIKYSGDIAKALAAGASSVMIGSLLAGTDESPGELFTYQGRQYKSYRGMGSLGAMQKGSSDRYFQEGTAQDKLVPEGIEGRVPYVGSIKSVVHQLLGGLRSSMGYVGAKNIQDFQDRAEFVEITSAGLKESHVHDVTITHEAPNYKVNQ